In the Rubidibacter lacunae KORDI 51-2 genome, one interval contains:
- a CDS encoding DUF5340 domain-containing protein: MNPLPLPSHVHYELLLQLLERQTLPASDRNPLLRDQVRQLVVTLRKALAQQKQIEATCEQAQNQVDYRWSLNSDLITEIPRVLPRKPS, from the coding sequence ATGAACCCGCTGCCTCTACCCTCCCACGTGCATTACGAGCTGCTACTGCAGCTTTTAGAGCGACAGACTTTACCTGCCAGCGATCGCAATCCGCTATTGCGCGACCAAGTACGCCAATTGGTCGTGACGCTCCGCAAAGCACTCGCACAGCAGAAGCAAATTGAAGCCACCTGCGAACAAGCCCAAAACCAAGTAGACTACCGCTGGTCGCTTAACAGCGACCTGATTACCGAAATCCCCCGCGTATTGCCACGGAAGCCCTCCTGA